Part of the Antechinus flavipes isolate AdamAnt ecotype Samford, QLD, Australia chromosome 2, AdamAnt_v2, whole genome shotgun sequence genome is shown below.
CGGTCTTACTTGGCGCGGCGTGGGCTCCCGGTTTGCCTTCCCGCGGGCATCCGACAAAGTTTGGCCCCACTCCCCGGAGGGAGAGCGCAGACGCATTGTCCGATGGAGCATCTTTGGACCTGCGTCCGGGGTCACCTAGTAAAGTTCCGTGGCCTGTTCAGGTTGTCTCTCCGGGGTGGGGGGCgcctccctcctccctgcctttccctctttcctagcCTGTTATTTCGGGGGCGGAGGTATTAAATGGGGGACAATAAGTTTAGGTCTGAAACAAGATTGTTCGGTGAGTAGGGGTCAGAGAATGATTCAAGAGATGACTTCCTTGAGTTTACAATCTGTGGAGGAGAGCTTCTGCTCACCTTGATGTCGGAGCAATGGAGAGTTTTAGGGTGAtgctatttaatttaaaatgtattcccGTTAGGAAGGTCACCGGTGCtttagaaaagttattttaaacaaTATAGACCAATTGTTATtatctatatcaatgaaatatatattatatatacataaaatatgagtttttaaattttgacttaGTTTCAAaatgtaggaattttttttttttttttttgtatttgaatatgCCTGCCTGTTCTGGAAATTCATACTTTAAACCAAATGAAAATAGCGGCAATTAGTCTATAagtatctattaagcacttatattTTAGGCACTGTGCTGTGATGGGGATACAGGACAAAAGCAATACTCCTGTTCTCTACGAACTCAGGTTCTAATACAAGATCCATCTAAATATCAAGGCACTTTTGAGATTTAAACAGAGTCGATAAAAGGAAGCAGAgaatagtaattataataattctcTGTAATAATAGTAAAGGGACTAGGAGGATGGGATTTAAACTGTCTTGGAGCTTCAAAATTCcagcattttttatataaccGTATTTTATTTCTGATTGTCCTGGTGTCAAGGAGTTTCtaatcattctctttctctctcctcccatttctctctgcctttccctctctctcttccttctttccaccttAATTGTCTTAAACTTTTCTTTGGGCAGGTACAGAAAGACAAGATGGAACATTTGAAAGGCTTTTCTTGGGTAGAAGTAAGGGATGCTGATCCAGTTACTGAATTGAAACTGTGCCTAGATGTGCATTGACCTCCTCCAGTTTCTTATGGGTTTCAGACTtcatactaaataaataaatcaacagGAGTTGGGAACAAAGCAATACCATTCTGCCTCCCATGTGACAAATCAGATAATCTTCTCTTTGATAATAGACAAACTTATTTACAAAGTTGATCTACATATTCACATAGGTCTCCAGCTTAAAATATTGGTTAggcttccttcccccttccattGCTATTTATTGTGCCACAGctagagagaaagaagacattTAAAGGTATTAAAGAATTTGGAGTGCTGGGGAGATAAGCTAAACAGCAGCCTGTGAGGGGCAATTACAGTAGAGAAAACATATTctacaaaaaaacacaaaattaagaTTTTGCTTGGGCTGGTCAGTTCTTTTCTGTTCCTCTTAATGCAAGAGATATTTAACAGCTAAACTTAACATTATTCTTGTATTAAGAGTAAGTATTGTGTAATGGGAAAAATGCTGCACttagatctggattcaaatcctaacttagTGATTTTTACTTGGGAATAAGAGGATTCTTGGGTTAATTTACAACTGGAAAGGACTAGACACAGGCCAGATGTTTTCAAGAAGGATCTGTACCTGAGTAATGGAACCTAAATCACCTTTAAGTAGATgatattctcatctgtaaaatggggacaattatTTAATCTACCTTATAGGGATGTTTTAAGGATCAAAGAATGTATCATTACAATCACAAAGCCCTATATGAGTTGTTACAGTATTACATGATAACTGGGACTGACTGAGGACATTGGAAGGTACAAAGCTTGGGAATTCAGTGCTGCCAGCCTGAGGTCTCTGAGCCTGTAATAGCAGTCTGAAGAGGAGAACTGATAGCTCTCTCCAGGGATACAGATGGCATCAAAGATCTAGGAACAAGATCCACTCCAGAAAGGTTTCCCATCCTGATGTGGCTAGTTTTAGCCAAAAAGGGTTGGTAGCCCAGGAGTGAGAAGCATTAGAAATAAGTGGTGAGCAGGAAGGGGAGAGATCATAAGCAGCTTTCTCAGCAGCTCTGCATTGCTGAAGCCAGCAGGTTTTGTCATACTCTCTCCTTGCAGTGGTAGTGTGCCTGAGTAGGTTTGTTGGTGTCGGCATTGCTGTTCCTTTTTGTTTAAAGCTTCCTTTAATGTCTTGGTTCTTATTCTACAGAGAAACACAGTAAGATTTTGCTTGGGGCTGGGCAGttcttttctattcctctttttGCAAGAGATTTCATTAAACAGCCAGACTTGCTTGCCCTTATTGTgtaatgataaaaaaagatagacttaggtctggattcaaatcctaacttagATGTGATTCTAGTCAAACTACTTCCTTTAAGCCTGTTTCTTTCGTTGCAAAGAAGGCATGAAAATACTTATAGAAATTCACATTTGTGAAGTTTCCAATTTTAGTGCTATCCGTTAAAAAATAGGCTGTTTGATTCTTCAAACCTTCACCTAGGATTTCTAGCCTGTGGTAATTGGGATAGGTGAGTCATTAGGGGCAGGCTGAGTGTGAGAAGGTCCTTAATTTTCACGGAGTTTGAGTGTTCACCaggtatttattttgttgtaGGAGGCCATGCGAAGCCGCCGGTCCTTATTGCTGGGGCCAGCACGTCTATGCTTTCGTTTGCTTCTCCTCCTGGGCTACAGACGCCGATGCCCACCAGTACTAAGGAACCTGGTGCTTCGTTGGCGCTATGGAAAAGTCTGTCTGCGTTCTCTACTCTACAACTCCTTTGGGGGCAGTGACACTGCCATTGACTCTGCTTTTGAGCCTGTGTACTGGCTTGTGGACAATGTGATCCGCTGGTTTGGGGTGGTGAGTGTCGCCTGGTCTCATGGCTTGGGTTAGCGTGGCAGATTGTGGGAGCTCTTGGGTGGAAGGATAGAGAAAGATGGCTTTCTTGGAAAATTTCCCAACAAGCTTTACCAGTCtagcctttccttttcttcctcttgtgCCCGTATTCCATCTGTAGCTGAGTATTGACCTCATGTCGTTGGCAGGTCTTCGTGGCCCTGGTGATTGTGCTGACGAGCTCAATCGTGGCCATTGCCTATCTGTGTGTCTTGCCCCTGATCCTCCATACTTATTCAGTGCCCCGAATCTGCTGGCATTTCGTCTACAGCCACTGGAACCTCATCCTCATTGTCTTCCACTACTATCAGGCCATCACCACACCTCCTGGATACCCTCCCCAGGTAGGGCGCAACCAGATACCCAGGGGAAACTGATGGGACAAGGAAGCTGGAGTCCTAACAAAGGGGCAGCAGAACTCTTAAGAATTCTGTTGCCATTGATTTCCAAAAAAGGTCCCCATCAGCAACTAAAATGTTTTGAGGCCCTGCCTGATTCTCTTCTGATACAGGCCAAGACTGACCTTGCTACTGTATCCATCTGCAAGAAGTGCATTTACCCCAAACCAGCACGAACACACCACTGCAGCATCTGCAACAGGTCAGCTTTGCTCATCTTCCCTCCTATTTCCTTGGCATTGTTATTGGCCTTGTTCATTTGCCCTTTTCCTAGGGTCAGGCAAGTTAGGGACAAGCTTACCTAATCCCCCAAAATGTCCACCCTTGTTGAGCACAAGTTGTACTAACGTCTCCATGCCTCATTCCTCCTAGGTGTGTGCTGAAAATGGATCACCACTGCCGTATCCTTTTACCGAGACTCCCTCAATCTGTCGATTCTGACCAGCCAGTCCCCTCCTGTATCTTCTTTCCCAACTCCCTCCCCAACCACTActaaagtattttaaaacatttaggaAGACTGAAGGATACTTTTTGGAGAACATGGCCCTTTACTAGGGAAAAACGGGCCTGGAGGCTTTGGAGAAATGTAGCCTCAACTGTTATTTCTGCAAAACTTGATCTTATGGGAGGAAAAAAGGCTTGGAAGCCAATTATTTCCTTGAGAACAGACATGAACATGGGATTGGCCAGGCCTTGTAGGCAGTTCAGCTGTAGAAATAGGGATGTAGCTAGAGAAGGGATTAAGGATGCTGCTGCTGTGGTGTGCTACAACTGCAGCTCCCTTCCCTTCTTAGCACAGGTGCTCAATAATACTTCCCATCATTGGTGTCCTGGAGCCAGTTGAGTGGCAGCACAGTTGGCCCTGCCATCCCCAGCATGGCATAATGGGCTTATGTGAGTTCTGGGAGACTCGGAAGCTTGCCTCAGCAGGTGGCAAACGGCTTCAGCAAGCATTGGCCCCCAGAATTCAGCTGCTGCTTGTGTGAGTGTGGCACACCCTCAGCTATGCCCGGCCTGCTCTCTGTACCCTGGTACCCTCTGGAGGTTGCTGGCCAGGCTGATCCTTAAGTCCTTACTCCCAGCTTGGTTGAACAATTGTGTGGGCCACTACAACCACCGgtatttcttctccttctgtttcttcatGACTCTGGGCTGTGTCTACTGCAGCTTTGGCAGCTGGGATATGTTCCGGGAAGCTTATGCTGCCCTTGAGGTGAGCAGTGGAGTCTGAGGGGATGGAGGAACTTTAGGGTAAGGGTGACAGTGGTACAGGAGAAGTCTCTCCCTCTGGAGTGGGGTTGGCAAAGCTCTCCTGTCGAGGCCAGAAAATATAACTGGTACTGTTTTCCATCCCCATAGAAAATGAAACAGCTCGACAGGAACAAACTACAGGTGGCTGCCAATCAGGTGGGCCGTCCCACTCACTGCCTCGTGCTGCTCAGGCCTGGGGTTATAGGTCTAGAGAGGTGGCCTTGGCCTGGCTAGCTCTAGGGCCTCTGGAGGTCTCTGCACTGGCCACAGGACACTGGGGCTCTAGCCCCTGGAAGCAGTGCCGTTCCTAGAGAGATAATAATATTGGTCTAACATTTGATCATTTTCCATTCACTTACCTAACTATTTGGTCCTCATACTAAAAAGGGCTCTGCTTTGATGCTGGCCTGAGCAGCATGGAGTCTTTGTTGGTCTGTGTAATGGGGTTCCAGGGTCCAGAACAGACTAGGTTAATCTGGTCTTTAGCTCGGGTAATCTCTGCCCCATAGGGAAACTTCCCCTTCTTCTGCTCCCCTTGGTCTTTATCCTGAGCAGATCTcgcccttcctcccctccccctgctcCCCAAGCTCAGACCACAGCACAGCAAGAATCCTTCCCACTGGGTTTCGCACCTTAGTAGCCCTggtcttcccttcccccaccctagGCAGCTTGGTGGGGATGGGTCCTGATCAGCAGTGGAGGtggcagaaagagagaagggtGGCAAGACAGCTTCCCTGGAGCCCCATCCCTGTCGTCTGAACCTCCCTGGCTAAGCCCGGCTCTTCCCTGCGCTTCGCCCTCGCTCAGCCCTGCTCTGGCCAGTGTGTTGTCCCTGTGGTGATGTTGCCGGGCTCCATCCACCCCTCTGGCTGCTTTCTCCACTCATCTGTAGCTTGACCTTTGTCTCTTCCTGGCCCAGGGCTGGGCCTGTGGGAATCAGGGCCTCTGATGGCAGCAGCACTGGGTGAAGGGACAAACTCTCAGGGTCTGTTGCCCTTTATTTCAGACGTATCACCAGACCCCACCACCCACTTTCTCCTTCCGGGAAAGGATGACTCACAAAAGCCTGGTTTACCTATGGTTCCTGTGCAGGTAACTCACTCCACTGTTCCCTGATAGGGGACTATAAACAGGAATAAACTCAGCCCTGCTTCTCCTAGAGACCCGGGAGAATCTGGCTCTTCTCTGGCCCCTGAACTCAGTTCTGTAAAGAGAAAAAAGCTGGCTGACACTCACCcacttcccccccacccccctcccgtCTTTCCAGGGCTCAGAGCAGCAAATCCTCCCATCACATTCATTGCAGCCAAGTTATGCCCAGCACACTCCCTAGAGCCAAAGATGTGTCATTGACGTCCACCATCCTTGGAAACAGGCTGGCATTGGTTGCATTAGAAGCAGTTTTCTGAGCTAGATGAAAACCAGAAGCAAGCCAAGCTCCACCCCCCAATCTGTACAGGTGCATTCTGAGGTCCAGGACAAACAGGTCTAGGGGCCTACTTCACACCTTACATCTAAGAAACCATGCTGAGTAAACCATCCTTGTTCCTGAAGCAGTGTTAGCTATGGTGTAGGCAGTCCTGGCTGGCCAGAATTCTATCTAAAAGCAGACATTCTCAGAGGGAGAAGGGTCTTAGAACCCACTGAACAAACATCTCTAAAATCTGCCCGTGTTTGAAGATTTATGGCCGTAGAGAGCTTGGCTATTTTCAGAGCCCAGCTCACTTCACCTTATGTATAGCTGCTCTTACTTTTAGGGATCTTCTTATTTCTATCAAGCTGAAACCTCCAGCCTTTCTCCAGCTTCTTTCCATT
Proteins encoded:
- the ZDHHC16 gene encoding palmitoyltransferase ZDHHC16 isoform X2; translated protein: MRSRRSLLLGPARLCFRLLLLLGYRRRCPPVLRNLVLRWRYGKVCLRSLLYNSFGGSDTAIDSAFEPVYWLVDNVIRWFGVVFVALVIVLTSSIVAIAYLCVLPLILHTYSVPRICWHFVYSHWNLILIVFHYYQAITTPPGYPPQAKTDLATVSICKKCIYPKPARTHHCSICNRCVLKMDHHCPWLNNCVGHYNHRYFFSFCFFMTLGCVYCSFGSWDMFREAYAALETYHQTPPPTFSFRERMTHKSLVYLWFLCSSVALALGALTVWHAVLISRGETSIERHINKKERHRLSLKGKVFRNPYNYGCLDNWKVFLGVNTRRHWLTRVLLPSSHLPYGNGMTWGPPPYVTTVPDSVLAV
- the ZDHHC16 gene encoding palmitoyltransferase ZDHHC16 isoform X1 encodes the protein MRSRRSLLLGPARLCFRLLLLLGYRRRCPPVLRNLVLRWRYGKVCLRSLLYNSFGGSDTAIDSAFEPVYWLVDNVIRWFGVVFVALVIVLTSSIVAIAYLCVLPLILHTYSVPRICWHFVYSHWNLILIVFHYYQAITTPPGYPPQAKTDLATVSICKKCIYPKPARTHHCSICNRCVLKMDHHCPWLNNCVGHYNHRYFFSFCFFMTLGCVYCSFGSWDMFREAYAALEKMKQLDRNKLQVAANQTYHQTPPPTFSFRERMTHKSLVYLWFLCSSVALALGALTVWHAVLISRGETSIERHINKKERHRLSLKGKVFRNPYNYGCLDNWKVFLGVNTRRHWLTRVLLPSSHLPYGNGMTWGPPPYVTTVPDSVLAV